Genomic window (Aquimarina sp. BL5):
ATGGAAAAAATTTGCAGTTGTTGGTGTACACTTGCATCCAGGTAATAGTACAAATGATAAAATAATTCGAAAAAAAGAAATTGAGTTATTATTAGACCTTTATTCTGAGAAAAAAGCTAAGAAGCACTTATGGAGTGAGAATTTGATTATTCTAGGAGACACAAATTTATATAATGACAATGAAGATATTATTGAACTATTATTAGAGCAGGAATTCATAGAATGTGACGGTCTCAAAGGAAAACCCACAAATGCTAGTCTAACTGAAGCTTACGATAGGATTTTTCTAAGTGTTGATAAGTATTTCAAGTTAAAGAAAAATAATAATTTAGAAAGTGGAAGTGTCTTCAATCTTTATGATTACGTTTACACGGAAGAAATGGTTTCTTATTATCACAATAAGATGCTTTTGCATAAAGATGATCCGTCTACTTTGATAGATGATATAGCATTTTTGAAATATTATAATAGATACTGGAAGAGAAATCAGATGTCAGATCACCTACCTATCTGGATAGAAATATTAGAAGATTCTTCATCAGATTTTTTACATGATAAATTGTTATGACGTTCCTTTTCTTAACAATTCCAATTAAAGATTAAGAGATTTATTTAAAAGTAAAACCATGGATCAATCAGAAAAAGAATTAGAAAAACAAAAAAAACTTCTTGAAATTAAAGAACATCAAATTAAAAATAAAACTATTTGGTTGGCTATTTTAATTCCTTTGATAATATCACTAGTCTCAAATATTTTCAGTTATATTAATAATGAGGATTCTAACAAAAGAATTTTTACAAATAACCAAATTTCTGCTTTCCTAGAATCAGATGAGGAATACTATGAGGTTCGAAAGAAGATGAAGTTTTTAACAGACGCGGGTTTACTAGGAGAAGATTCAAAAGGAGAAATACTTGAATCCTTGGAAAAACATCTAACAAGTTATTCTGATCACTCCGAATATTTCTTACAGGGAGATATCCAATTTATGAGAGCACTCAAGTATCAGAATAATGATAGTCTTATTAAAAACAAGCATGTAAGAGATTCGGTTATCTATACGAATTATAAAAATGCTATTAAGAACTTCACAAAATCTATAGCCATAAATAAAAATGGATATACTACTTATAACCAATTAGGAACAGTTTACTATAACCTAGCATTATATTCTGAATATGACTATTTTTACGAAGATGCTATAAAATATTACGATTCAAGCTACGCTATTAAGCCCCGCGATAATCCTATTTTTTATAAAGCTCTATGTCTGTACCAACTCGGAGATTGCAAAAAGTTTAATAAATTATTGAAAAATAAAGAATTAAGAGAACTCTCTAAAAAAAGAAAAAGTTTGTTAAAACAGTATTCAGAATTTTGCATTAATTAATGGAAATCTTAATCAAATCGAGGTGATTTTAGTGATTATCTTTTTTATATCTTGATAATCTTGATTTTCCATTGACAACCACTTTTTCAAAAACATCTTGTGGATAGATGCAATAGTTTCAGAATTACTGATTCCTTGAGTAATTAAAGCAATTTTTGCATACTTCTCTTTAAATGAACTTGCAGACTCTATTTCATTCCTATATTCATCCAGCTTAGTACTTGAAGACGTAACAACACTAATAAGTTTGTTAGCCATATCGGAATCCCAAATAATTTCTTCAGGTATGTTTTTAGGTAGATAAAAAACATTTGCTAAATAATAATCTAAGTAAGACTTCAAAAGTTCGATTTGTTGTGATTTGTTTCCTCCCAATGAGCCACCATCTACCGAAAATTTAATATTTTCTCCTGTTTGATCTTTAATTTTTTTTGTAAAGTTGGTGATGGTTAGATCGCTAGATTTAAAGTCACGCCAATTATAATGTAACTGAGGTGGCTTTTGATCACCATCAAACAATATGTAATTTTTTGAATTAGGTTCCCTGCTATAAACGGTGGTAAACTCTTTTTTAATAACAGTTTCACCACCGGGATTAAACTTTACATCATATAAGCTTCTTGTCGCCTCACCCATTTTATCAAGTACTCCTTCAATAATATTCTGTGCAAGTATATCTTCAACTATAAGATTTTTTTTATTCTCCTGTGGATATTCAACATAAAAAAAAGCTTCTTTTGGAGACAAATTTTCTTTTACAAAAAATCTACCTGTGTTAGGATTTTGATAAAACACCTTTAATGCCTCATTAGGCATCCCTTTTGCTATTGATGGTGAATGAGTAGTTAAGACAATCTGATGCTTTTTCTTTATTATCTGTTGTAATAAAAAATCTCTTAGCCTTTTTTGTGCTCCAGGATGGAGAGAAACTTCCGGTTCATCTAACAAGATTAATGAATAATCAGGTGCAGACAACACTTCTGTAACTAATCTAAAAACGGCCATTTCTCCACTTCCAGCAAACGCCTCAGAATATTTAGCGTATGAAGTGTTAAAAAGAACTGAATACCCTTCATTCCTGAAAAGTTCATGGTATACGGAAACGCCCGAAGTATATTCTCGTCCTAAAATAAAAGAGATTGCTTTTAAAATGTCTTGAGAAAATACCTCAACCTCATCATTGAGTTGTCTTGTACTAGAATTAATGAATTTTTTCTTTTTTTCTAGAAGTTTTTTTAAAGAAGCCGATTTTGTCCTAATAAATTCTTGCTTATTTTTAGATTTTCTATCTTTTACATTACCAAAGTAAAAGAATTTATCAAAAGCACTCAGTTCAGCTCTGAAATCCAAATAAACTACTTTCTTTTTTATTGGTGAATCACGGTCATTCTTATTTTTTCGGGTCTTCATCCCTGCCCATTTTAAAGGTCTACTTGTCTCCCAATAATTAGGGTCGTTTTCTCTTCTAATCCTCGCTTTTAACACCTCTTTTTCAACACCATTATCATCAACAAATCCATACCAAAATGAATGTCTTTTTTTCTTGTTATTGTAATAGTCAACAGGATCTACTTTGGTATCAAACCAAAATTGATAAGGAGTATATCTGTCTGGAGCACCATAAAGCGCATGAAGACTAGAGCTTTTACCACATCCGTTTTGGCCGATAAAAATCGTTAAAGGAAAATCAAACGTTATTTTTGAGTCCAGTTCCATGTTTCTATAATACGGAAACTGTATAAAGTCAATATATGATTTGAATTTCCCAGAAAATTTTATCCTGGTAATAGTTGAAATTATGTTTTTTAGATTGTTATCCAAGTTTCATATTTGGTAAATCAATACCTATTGAGTTCCCATAGGCAAATGACTGATTAGCTATTCTTTGTGTGAAATTTTCTTTTGAAGTAGTTACATATTCTAAAATCATTGGTTTACAACAATAGTATGATTTTAAATTATTTAAATTATTCTCAGGAATAAATATAGAAAAGGGTTTGCATTCCCATTTTATAGCCCAAACAGAGCTTTTTGGCTTAATAAGCGAAAAATAATTCGTCTCAATATCCTTTGCTGCAGATGATTTTGTATACTCCTTTACATTTTCACTTTTTATAAAATAAAAGTTGTTGTTTACCTTTGTTGGATCCACACAAACACATGATGGGGTAATACAAATCATGTATTCATCTTCATCTGATTGATTTTCTTGATCGCCAGAGTAATTTACTTTGAAAATATCCCCAAAACCTATTTTGGGGGAATTCAGAAGTCTACTTTCTCTATTTACTGTCGAAAGCTTATAGCCCAGTTCACCTATTTCAGCTTTTATTTCATGTCCTTTAAGATCTTTATAGTTTCTTGTTTCTACATAGCTACTAATAGTATTAAAAATAGTAGGTGGATTGTTAAAATTATAAGATTCTACCTCATT
Coding sequences:
- a CDS encoding endonuclease/exonuclease/phosphatase family protein, with amino-acid sequence MWYNDLRPKKELIPNKYNLTFYEEKLLLSNADKKRTITNLLTLKSGLNNNVPSKKIDNNILIASWNIKEFGHLKERLPESYYYIAEIINSFDLIAIQEIKTSLFDLGKIIKILGDHWSYIITDITEGKNGNRERFGFIYDTRRIKHSGLSGELVVSPEMTDDDEFKQLKRTPSITGFKCGWKKFAVVGVHLHPGNSTNDKIIRKKEIELLLDLYSEKKAKKHLWSENLIILGDTNLYNDNEDIIELLLEQEFIECDGLKGKPTNASLTEAYDRIFLSVDKYFKLKKNNNLESGSVFNLYDYVYTEEMVSYYHNKMLLHKDDPSTLIDDIAFLKYYNRYWKRNQMSDHLPIWIEILEDSSSDFLHDKLL
- a CDS encoding ATP-dependent endonuclease gives rise to the protein MELDSKITFDFPLTIFIGQNGCGKSSSLHALYGAPDRYTPYQFWFDTKVDPVDYYNNKKKRHSFWYGFVDDNGVEKEVLKARIRRENDPNYWETSRPLKWAGMKTRKNKNDRDSPIKKKVVYLDFRAELSAFDKFFYFGNVKDRKSKNKQEFIRTKSASLKKLLEKKKKFINSSTRQLNDEVEVFSQDILKAISFILGREYTSGVSVYHELFRNEGYSVLFNTSYAKYSEAFAGSGEMAVFRLVTEVLSAPDYSLILLDEPEVSLHPGAQKRLRDFLLQQIIKKKHQIVLTTHSPSIAKGMPNEALKVFYQNPNTGRFFVKENLSPKEAFFYVEYPQENKKNLIVEDILAQNIIEGVLDKMGEATRSLYDVKFNPGGETVIKKEFTTVYSREPNSKNYILFDGDQKPPQLHYNWRDFKSSDLTITNFTKKIKDQTGENIKFSVDGGSLGGNKSQQIELLKSYLDYYLANVFYLPKNIPEEIIWDSDMANKLISVVTSSSTKLDEYRNEIESASSFKEKYAKIALITQGISNSETIASIHKMFLKKWLSMENQDYQDIKKIITKITSI